In one Gracilinanus agilis isolate LMUSP501 chromosome 6, AgileGrace, whole genome shotgun sequence genomic region, the following are encoded:
- the TM7SF2 gene encoding delta(14)-sterol reductase TM7SF2 isoform X2, with amino-acid sequence MAQKQTAPSPAELEFGGPLGTAALMLLLPLTLFHLLLTCHSGPCSLLSLPSELPPISAFWSSGALLLLLFWLGFQATLYLLPMGKVTEGRMLRDKSHLQYPLNGFRCLGLTALLVGLGLAGGLPFGNLSEMLLPLASAATVIAFFLSLFLYLKSFTVPPSALAPGGNSGNPIYDFFLGRELNPRFGSFDLKYFCELRPGLIGWALINLALLLREAERQRGWPSLAMGLVSAFQFIYVADALWYEEAVLTTIDIIHDGFGFMLAFGDLVWVPFIYSLQAQFLLNHPQSLELPVAGAICLLKGLETIPTATGRHLLVSGWWGMVRHPNYLGDLIMALAWSLPCGVTHLLPYFYFFYFVILLVHREYRDERQCLQKYGLAWREYCRRVPYRIVPYIY; translated from the exons ATGGCTCAAAAGCAGACTGCCCCGAGCCCGGCCGAACTTGAGTTTGGGGGGCCCCTGG GGACCGCTGCCCTGATGCTGCTGCTTCCTCTCACCCTCTTCCACCTGCTCCTCACCTGCCACTCGGGGCCCTGTAGCCTGCTGAGTCTGCCCTCTGAGCTGCCCCCGATCTCTGCCTTCTGGAGTTCCGGggctctgctgctgctgctgttctgGCTGGGGTTCCAGGCCACGCTGTACCTGCTGCCCATGGGCAAG GTGACCGAGGGCAGGATGCTGAGAGACAAGAGCCACCTGCAGTATCCACTTAATG GGTTCCGGTGCCTGGGGCTGACAGCCCTGCTGGTGGGACTGGGGCTGGCTGGGGGCCTGCCCTTTGGGAACCTCTCAGAGATGCTCCTGCCACTGGCTTCAGCAGCCACAGTTATAGCCTTCTTCCTCAGCCTCTTCCTCTACCTCAAGTCCTTTACGGTGCCCCCCTCGGCCCTGGCCCCTGGGGGAAATTCAG GGAACCCCATTTATGACTTCTTCCTTGGCCGAGAACTCAACCCTCGATTTGGATCCtttgacctcaaatatttctGTGAGCTGCGGCCAGGATTGATCGGTTGG GCCTTGATCAACCTGGCTCTGCTGTTGCGGGAGGCTGAACGCCAGAGGGGTTGGCCTTCCTTGGCCATGGGGCTGGTCAGTGCTTTCCAGTTCATCTACGTGGCTGATGCTCTCTGGTATGAG GAGGCAGTTCTTACCACTATAGACATCATCCATGATGGCTTTGGGTTCATGTTGGCTTTTGGGGACCTGGTCTGGGTCCCCTTCATCTATAGTCTGCAAGCCCAGTTCCTTCTCAATCATCCCCAGTCCTTGGAGTTGCCTGTGGCCGGGGCCATCTGTCTGCTAAAAG GGCTTGAGACCATCCCCACAGCAACTGGGCGGCACTTGCTGGTATCAGGGTGGTGGGGCATGGTCCGTCATCCAAACTATCTTGGAGATCTCATCATGGCTCTGGCCTGGTCCCTGCCCTGTG GGGTGACACACCTCCTTCCCTACTTCTACTTTTTCTACTTTGTCATCTTACTGGTGCACCGAGAGTACCGGGATGAGCGCCAGTGCCTCCAGAAGTATGGCCTGGCTTGGCGGGAATACTGCAGGAGAGTGCCTTACCGCATAGTGCCCTACATCTACTGA
- the TM7SF2 gene encoding delta(14)-sterol reductase TM7SF2 isoform X1: MAQKQTAPSPAELEFGGPLGTAALMLLLPLTLFHLLLTCHSGPCSLLSLPSELPPISAFWSSGALLLLLFWLGFQATLYLLPMGKVTEGRMLRDKSHLQYPLNGFRCLGLTALLVGLGLAGGLPFGNLSEMLLPLASAATVIAFFLSLFLYLKSFTVPPSALAPGGNSGNPIYDFFLGRELNPRFGSFDLKYFCELRPGLIGWALINLALLLREAERQRGWPSLAMGLVSAFQFIYVADALWYEEAVLTTIDIIHDGFGFMLAFGDLVWVPFIYSLQAQFLLNHPQSLELPVAGAICLLKAIGYFIFRGANSQKNTFRRNPSDPSVAGLETIPTATGRHLLVSGWWGMVRHPNYLGDLIMALAWSLPCGVTHLLPYFYFFYFVILLVHREYRDERQCLQKYGLAWREYCRRVPYRIVPYIY, translated from the exons ATGGCTCAAAAGCAGACTGCCCCGAGCCCGGCCGAACTTGAGTTTGGGGGGCCCCTGG GGACCGCTGCCCTGATGCTGCTGCTTCCTCTCACCCTCTTCCACCTGCTCCTCACCTGCCACTCGGGGCCCTGTAGCCTGCTGAGTCTGCCCTCTGAGCTGCCCCCGATCTCTGCCTTCTGGAGTTCCGGggctctgctgctgctgctgttctgGCTGGGGTTCCAGGCCACGCTGTACCTGCTGCCCATGGGCAAG GTGACCGAGGGCAGGATGCTGAGAGACAAGAGCCACCTGCAGTATCCACTTAATG GGTTCCGGTGCCTGGGGCTGACAGCCCTGCTGGTGGGACTGGGGCTGGCTGGGGGCCTGCCCTTTGGGAACCTCTCAGAGATGCTCCTGCCACTGGCTTCAGCAGCCACAGTTATAGCCTTCTTCCTCAGCCTCTTCCTCTACCTCAAGTCCTTTACGGTGCCCCCCTCGGCCCTGGCCCCTGGGGGAAATTCAG GGAACCCCATTTATGACTTCTTCCTTGGCCGAGAACTCAACCCTCGATTTGGATCCtttgacctcaaatatttctGTGAGCTGCGGCCAGGATTGATCGGTTGG GCCTTGATCAACCTGGCTCTGCTGTTGCGGGAGGCTGAACGCCAGAGGGGTTGGCCTTCCTTGGCCATGGGGCTGGTCAGTGCTTTCCAGTTCATCTACGTGGCTGATGCTCTCTGGTATGAG GAGGCAGTTCTTACCACTATAGACATCATCCATGATGGCTTTGGGTTCATGTTGGCTTTTGGGGACCTGGTCTGGGTCCCCTTCATCTATAGTCTGCAAGCCCAGTTCCTTCTCAATCATCCCCAGTCCTTGGAGTTGCCTGTGGCCGGGGCCATCTGTCTGCTAAAAG CGATCGGCTACTTCATCTTTCGTGGGGCCAACTCACAGAAAAATACCTTCCGGAGGAACCCTTCTGACCCCAGTGTGGCTG GGCTTGAGACCATCCCCACAGCAACTGGGCGGCACTTGCTGGTATCAGGGTGGTGGGGCATGGTCCGTCATCCAAACTATCTTGGAGATCTCATCATGGCTCTGGCCTGGTCCCTGCCCTGTG GGGTGACACACCTCCTTCCCTACTTCTACTTTTTCTACTTTGTCATCTTACTGGTGCACCGAGAGTACCGGGATGAGCGCCAGTGCCTCCAGAAGTATGGCCTGGCTTGGCGGGAATACTGCAGGAGAGTGCCTTACCGCATAGTGCCCTACATCTACTGA
- the ZNHIT2 gene encoding zinc finger HIT domain-containing protein 2: protein MEPAGPCGQCPPGEAKPARYTCPRCNVPYCSLACYRAHGACAEAFYRDQVLGELRGRKASPSRLAGALRRLREQREAEASEEHQGLDGLWERLQPAEKAAFERLLSRGEAGKLLPPWRPWWWRSGTRAPLLEELHEDGASEPASVPEPTQGEPEPVAAPPPVPATIPALARLSGGRAPSPLLRFQLPNVLFAYAHAQALYHGGLDDDPEMLLDLCSTVLGVAGALGAHHNFRSTREALHAAAHALRAGAHPPGPLGTRGSMREAARILLGEGPQVGLQKGYTLAALGHLARAFGHARHLMPAGQLRERLYRARKKCQYLLSWTNEHEEELMSLALDCAQEYRAEEEEAGQVEALSGELERLWGGPRPPAPRTLIQELA from the coding sequence ATGGAGCCTGCGGGGCCGTGTGGTCAGTGTCCCCCAGGCGAGGCGAAGCCGGCGCGCTACACCTGCCCTCGCTGCAATGTGCCCTACTGCTCGCTGGCCTGCTACCGGGCTCACGGGGCGTGTGCCGAGGCCTTCTACCGAGACCAGGTGTTGGGCGAACTCCGCGGCCGCAAGGCCTCGCCCAGCCGCTTGGCGGGCGCCCTGCGCCGCCTTCGAGAGCAGCGCGAGGCCGAAGCGTCGGAGGAGCACCAGGGCCTGGACGGCCTGTGGGAGCGGTTGCAGCCCGCCGAAAAAGCAGCCTTTGAGCGACTCTTGAGCCGAGGAGAGGCCGGAAAGTTGCTCCCGCCCTGGCGGCCGTGGTGGTGGCGCAGCGGGACGCGGGCGCCGCTGCTGGAGGAGCTGCACGAGGACGGCGCTTCGGAGCCCGCGTCTGTACCTGAGCCTACCCAGGGTGAGCCAGAGCCTGTGGCCGCGCCGCCGCCCGTGCCTGCCACCATCCCCGCCCTGGCGCGTCTAAGCGGCGGCCGCGCGCCTTCACCCCTGCTGCGCTTTCAGCTGCCTAACGTGCTCTTTGCCTACGCGCATGCGCAGGCCCTCTATCACGGTGGTCTGGACGATGACCCGGAGATGCTGCTGGACCTGTGCTCCACAGTGCTGGGCGTGGCCGGCGCGCTCGGCGCCCACCACAACTTCCGCTCCACACGTGAGGCTCTGCATGCAGCTGCCCATGCGCTGAGGGCGGGCGCGCACCCACCTGGGCCCCTGGGCACTCGGGGCTCCATGCGAGAGGCTGCCCGTATCCTGCTGGGTGAAGGTCCACAGGTTGGCCTGCAGAAGGGCTACACATTGGCTGCTCTGGGGCACCTGGCGCGTGCGTTTGGGCATGCGCGCCACCTCATGCCTGCGGGCCAGCTTCGGGAACGTCTCTACCGTGCCCGCAAGAAGTGCCAGTACTTGCTGTCCTGGACCAACGAGCACGAGGAAGAGCTTATGTCTCTGGCCCTGGACTGTGCCCAGGAGTACCGGGCTGAGGAGGAGGAAGCTGGCCAGGTGGAAGCCCTGAGTGGGGAGCTGGAGCGTTTGTGGGGAGGGCCGCGCCCCCCAGCCCCGAGGACCCTGATACAGGAGCTGGCCTGA
- the FAU gene encoding ubiquitin-like protein fubi and ribosomal protein S30 codes for MQLFVRAQALHTLQVTGQETVAQIKAHVASLEGIAPEDQVLLLGGSPLEDEAILGQCGVEPLATLEVAGRMLGGKVHGSLARAGKVRGQTPKVAKQEKKKKKTGRAKRRMQYNRRFVNVVPTFGKKKGPNANS; via the exons ATGCAGCTGTTTGTCCGCGCGCAGGCCCTGCACACTCTCCAGGTGACCGGGCAGGAGACCGTCGCCCAAATCAAG GCACACGTGGCCTCCCTAGAGGGCATCGCTCCCGAGGATCAGGTCCTGCTTCTAGGGGGCTCCCCGTTGGAGGATGAAGCCATCTTGGGGCAGTGTGGGGTGGAGCCTCTGGCCACTCTGGAAGTGGCTGGTCGAATGCTAGGAG GTAAAGTCCATGGCTCTTTGGCTCGAGCTGGAAAAGTGAGGGGTCAGACTCCCAAG GTGGCcaagcaggagaagaagaagaagaagactggGCGCGCCAAGAGGAGGATGCAATACAACCGACGCTTTGTCAATGTAGTGCCCACCTTTGGCAAGAAGAAGGGCCCCAATGCCAACTCCTAA
- the MRPL49 gene encoding 39S ribosomal protein L49, mitochondrial codes for MAVALAASTLRVGLRAYALRGRPACGLRWQSQSQEPFAYPGIVESTEEYAFVERLIPPTGIPAPPKHQSYPTPSGWQPPKDPPPNLPYFVRRSRMHNVPVYTELTHGNRQMTLIRKVEGDIWALQKDVEEFLTPLLGKTPVTQVNEVTGTLRIKGYFDQPLKAWLLEKGF; via the exons ATGGCGGTGGCGCTGGCTGCGTCTACCCTCCGGGTCGGGCTGAGGGCTTACGCGCTGCGAGGACGCCCGGCCTGCGGGCTCCGGTGGCAG AGCCAGAGCCAGGAGCCATTTGCCTACCCTGGCATAGTGGAGTCCACAGAAGAATATGCATTTGTGGAACGCCTCATCCCTCCCACTGGCATCCCGGCGCCCCCCAAACACCAGAGTTACCCCACGCCAAGTGGCTGGCAGCCTCCAAAAG ACCCTCCACCCAACCTCCCCTACTTTGTTCGTCGCTCCCGGATGCACAACGTTCCCGTCTACACTGAGCTCACACATGGCAACCGACAAATGACTCTGATCCGAAAGGTGGAGGGGGACATTTGG GCCCTGCAGAAAGATGTTGAAGAATTCCTGACCCCACTATTGGGGAAGACACCTGTGACACAGGTCAACGAGGTGACGGGGACCCTGCGGATCAAAGGCTACTTCGACCAACCTCTCAAAGCCTGGCTCCTGGAGAAGGGCTTCTGA
- the SYVN1 gene encoding E3 ubiquitin-protein ligase synoviolin encodes MFRTAVMMAASLALTGAVVAHAYYLKHQFYPTVVYLTKSSPSMAVLYIQAFVLVFLLGKVMGKVFFGQLRAAEMEHLLERSWYAVTETCLAFTVFRDDFSPRFVALFTLLLFLKCFHWLAEDRVDFMERSPNISWLFHCRIVSLMLLLGALDFLFVNHAYHSILTRGASVQLVFGFEYAILMTMVLTIFIKYVLHSIDLQNENPWDNKAVYMLYTELFTGFIKVLLYMAFMTIMIKVHTFPLFAIRPMYLAMRQFKKAVTDAIMSRRAIRNMNTLYPDATPEELQAMDNVCIICREEMVTGAKRLPCNHIFHTSCLRSWFQRQQTCPTCRMDVLRASLPVQSPPAPEPPEQGPPPAPHQPPIIPPPPNFPQGLLPPFPPGMFPLWPPMGPFPPMPPPSNADVPPSSPSASTNAPRPSGSVSEAAPAPGFPFPPPWMGMPLPPPFGFPPMPVPPAGFAGLTPEELQALEGHERQHLEARLQSLRNIHTLLDAAMLQINQYLTVLASLGPPRPPAPASPPEASTMAAAAAASSSSSIPSSEATPPSPGESPLPPDTTQLQPDPESIGAEELSEDGEPNTVELRRRRLQKLESPASH; translated from the exons ATGTTCCGCACGGCCGTGATGATGGCGGCCAGCCTGGCGCTGACCGGGGCGGTGGTGGCCCACGCCTACTACCTCAAGCACCAGTTCTACCCCACCGTGGTCTACCTGACCAAGTCCAGCCCGAGCATGGCC GTCCTATACATCCAGGCCTTCGTACTTGTCTTCCTCCTGGGCAAGGTGATGGGCAAAGTGTTTTTCGGGCAGCTGCGAGCGGCCgagatggag CACCTCCTGGAGCGCTCCTGGTACGCTGTCACAGAAACCTGCCTGGCCTTCACCGTCTTTCGGGATGACTTCAGCCCCCGGTTCGTGGCGCTCTTcaccctcctcctcttcctcaagTGTTTCCACTGGCTGGCTGAGGATCGGGTCGATTTt ATGGAGCGCAGCCCAAACATCTCCTGGCTCTTTCACTGCCGGATTGTCT CCCTCATGCTCCTCTTGGGTGCTCTGGACTTCCTCTTTGTCAATCATGCCTATCACAGCATCCTGACCCGGGGGGCCTCCGTGCAGCTGGTCTTTGGCTTTGAG TACGCCATCCTGATGACGATGGTTCTTACAATCTTCATCAAATATGTTCTGCATTCAATCGATCTCCAGAACGAGAACCCCTGGGACAACAAGGCTGTCTACATGCTCTACACGGAGTTGTTCACAG GCTTCATCAAAGTCCTTCTCTACATGGCCTTCATGACCATCATGATCAAGGTGCACACCTTCCCACTTTTTGCCATCCGGCCCATGTACCTGGCCATGAG GCAGTTTAAGAAGGCAGTGACAGATGCTATCATGTCTCGCCGGGCCATCCGAAACATGAACACACT GTACCCAGATGCCACCCCTGAGGAGCTCCAGGCTATGGACAATGTCTGCATCATCTGCAGAGAAGAAATGGTGACTGGTGCCAAGAGGCTTCCCTGCAACCATATCTTCCATACCAG CTGCCTGCGATCCTGGTTCCAGCGGCAGCAAACCTGCCCCACCTGCCGAATGGATGTCCTGCGAGCTTCGCTTCCTGTCCAGTCCCCACCAGCCCCAGAGCCTCCTGAGCAGGGCCCTCCCCCTGCTCCACACCAGCCCCCCatcatccccccaccccccaact TTCCCCAAGGcctcctgcctccatttcctcctggGATGTTCCCCTTGTGGCCCCCCATGGGCCCCTTTCCTCCTATGCCTCCCCCCAGCAATGCAGATGtccctccttcctcaccttccGCCTCAA CCAATGCCCCTCGGCCCAGTGGGTCTGTCTCTGAGGCCGCTCCGGCTCCTggctttcccttccctcctccctggaTGGGCATGCCCCTGCCTCCACCGTTTG GGTTCCCCCCTATGCCAGTACCCCCAGCAGGCTTTGCAGGCCTGACTCCTGAGGAGCTACAGGCCCTGGAGGGCCATGAGCGGCAGCATCTGGAAGCTCGACTCCAAAGCCTTCGAAACATCCACACCCTGCTAGACGCTGCCATGCTGCAGATTAACCAGTACCTCACTGTGCTGGCCTCTCTGGG CCCTCCCCGACCTCCTGCTCCTGCCAGTCCTCCTGAGGCATCTACAATGGCTGCTGCAGCAGCAGCATCCTCTTCCAGCAGCATCCCCAGCTCTGAGGCGACACCCCCCTCACCGGGAGAGTCCCCACTCCCCCCTGACACAACACAGCTGCAGCCAGATCCAG AGTCTATTGGGGCAGAGGAGCTGAGCGAAGATGGGGAGCCCAACACGGTGGAGCTCCGCCGCCGCCGCCTGCAGAAGCTGGAGTCCCCTGCCTCTCACTGA